One window of the Rhizorhabdus dicambivorans genome contains the following:
- the fahA gene encoding fumarylacetoacetase has translation MKIDETHDPARTSWVPGADTHRDFPVQNLPYGIFSEAEGAPRPAVAIGDWLLDLSAISGLLPVELHGATLNALFALPAERRLALRRKLSELLSEPSHRPALMPHLRRQDAVTMHLPAHIGDYTDFYVGIHHANNVGRQFRPDNPLLPNYKHVPIGYHGRTSSIRPSGVPVVRPKGQRKPPEAEAPSYGPTARLDYELELGVWVGRGNDLGEPIPIAEAADHVAGFCLLNDWSARDLQAWEYQPLGPFLAKNFHSTISPWVVTPEALAPFRIAQPQRPQDDPRPLPYLWDDTDQQAGALAVELEVHLLTARMRDEGIAPHRLSHGPASNMYWTVAQILTHHASNGCNLQPGDLLGTGTISAPTEEGFGSLMELAQGGKRPVKLGHGEERSFLQDGDEVILSATARAEGRVPIGFGECRARILPAR, from the coding sequence ATGAAGATCGACGAGACGCATGATCCCGCACGGACGAGCTGGGTGCCCGGTGCCGATACCCACAGGGACTTTCCGGTTCAGAACCTGCCCTATGGCATCTTCTCCGAAGCGGAAGGCGCGCCGCGGCCCGCGGTGGCCATCGGCGACTGGCTGCTCGACCTCTCCGCGATCTCGGGGCTGCTGCCCGTCGAGCTGCATGGCGCCACGCTGAACGCCCTGTTCGCGCTGCCCGCCGAACGCCGGCTGGCGCTGCGCCGCAAATTGTCCGAGCTGCTTTCGGAACCGAGCCACCGCCCGGCGCTGATGCCGCACCTCCGCCGCCAGGATGCGGTGACGATGCACCTGCCAGCGCATATCGGCGATTACACCGACTTCTATGTGGGCATTCATCACGCCAACAATGTCGGGCGCCAGTTCCGGCCCGACAACCCGCTGCTGCCCAATTACAAGCATGTGCCGATCGGCTATCATGGCAGGACCTCCTCGATCCGCCCGTCGGGGGTGCCGGTGGTGCGCCCTAAAGGCCAGCGCAAGCCGCCCGAGGCCGAAGCGCCCAGCTATGGGCCGACCGCACGGCTCGACTATGAGCTGGAACTCGGGGTGTGGGTCGGACGCGGCAATGATCTGGGCGAACCGATCCCGATCGCCGAGGCCGCCGATCATGTCGCCGGCTTCTGCCTGCTCAACGACTGGTCGGCACGCGATCTCCAGGCCTGGGAATATCAGCCGCTCGGCCCCTTCCTCGCCAAGAACTTCCATTCGACCATCTCGCCCTGGGTGGTGACGCCCGAGGCACTGGCCCCCTTCCGCATCGCCCAGCCGCAGCGGCCACAGGACGATCCCCGGCCGCTGCCCTATCTGTGGGACGATACCGACCAGCAGGCCGGCGCGCTGGCGGTCGAACTGGAGGTCCACCTGCTGACCGCGCGGATGCGCGACGAAGGCATTGCTCCGCATCGGCTCAGCCACGGTCCGGCCTCGAACATGTACTGGACCGTCGCGCAGATCCTCACCCACCACGCATCGAACGGCTGCAATCTCCAGCCCGGCGACCTGCTCGGCACCGGCACCATCTCGGCCCCGACCGAGGAGGGCTTCGGAAGCCTGATGGAACTGGCGCAGGGCGGCAAGCGACCGGTGAAGCTCGGCCATGGCGAGGAGCGCAGCTTCCTCCAGGATGGCGACGAGGTGATCCTGAGCGCCACCGCCCGGGCGGAGGGCCGCGTGCCGATCGGCTTCGGCGAATGCAGGGCGCGGATCCTGCCCGCGCGATGA
- the hmgA gene encoding homogentisate 1,2-dioxygenase: MTSYHPGFGNHVSTEAVPGALPAGRNSPQHVPFGLYAEQLSGSAFTAPRQENRRSWLYRMRPAANHPPFRPYAKPGLLRSTFDEVPPSPNRLRWDPLPMPDTPNDFIDGLTSIAGNDGIGVHLYCANRAMERRAFFNADGELLIVPQQGSLRIVTELGLIDIEPLQIALIPRGVRFRVELPEGEARGYVCENMGLPFRLPDLGPIGANGLANPRDFEAPAAWYEDWDEPTELIQKFEGALWTTTIDHSPFDVVAWHGNLAPYRYDLRRFNTINTVSFDHPDPSIFTVLTSPSETAGTANCDFVIFPPRWMVAEATFRPPWFHRNVMSEYMGLITGAYDAKAGGFLPGGGSLHNRMSGHGPDRASYDAAIAADLRPQRVEDTMAFMFESRDVLRPTRFAMETPLMQLDYDDVWSGFAKAELPK; this comes from the coding sequence ATGACATCCTACCATCCCGGCTTCGGCAACCATGTATCGACCGAAGCGGTCCCGGGCGCCCTGCCTGCCGGCCGGAACTCGCCCCAGCATGTCCCCTTCGGCCTGTATGCCGAACAGCTGTCGGGCAGCGCCTTTACCGCCCCACGCCAGGAGAACCGGCGCAGCTGGCTCTACCGGATGCGGCCGGCGGCCAACCATCCGCCCTTTCGCCCCTATGCGAAGCCGGGCCTGCTCCGCTCGACTTTCGACGAGGTGCCGCCCAGCCCCAACCGGCTGCGCTGGGACCCGCTGCCGATGCCCGACACGCCGAACGATTTTATAGACGGCCTGACCAGCATCGCCGGCAATGACGGGATCGGCGTGCACCTCTATTGCGCCAACCGCGCGATGGAGCGCCGCGCCTTCTTCAACGCGGATGGCGAGTTGCTGATCGTCCCCCAGCAGGGCAGCCTCCGCATCGTCACCGAACTGGGCCTGATCGATATCGAGCCGCTCCAGATCGCCCTCATCCCGCGCGGCGTCCGCTTTCGGGTCGAACTGCCGGAGGGCGAGGCGCGCGGCTATGTCTGCGAGAATATGGGCCTGCCCTTCCGCCTGCCGGATCTCGGCCCGATCGGGGCGAACGGCCTCGCCAATCCGCGCGACTTCGAAGCGCCGGCCGCCTGGTATGAGGACTGGGACGAGCCCACCGAACTGATCCAGAAGTTCGAAGGTGCGCTGTGGACGACGACGATCGACCATTCGCCGTTCGACGTGGTCGCCTGGCACGGAAATCTCGCTCCATATCGCTATGATCTGCGGCGCTTCAACACGATCAACACCGTCAGCTTCGATCATCCCGATCCATCGATCTTCACCGTGCTGACCTCGCCGAGCGAGACGGCGGGGACAGCCAATTGCGACTTCGTGATCTTCCCGCCGCGCTGGATGGTGGCGGAGGCGACCTTCCGCCCCCCCTGGTTCCACCGCAATGTGATGAGCGAATATATGGGTCTGATCACGGGCGCCTATGACGCCAAGGCGGGTGGATTCCTGCCCGGCGGCGGTTCGCTGCACAATCGCATGTCGGGCCATGGCCCGGACAGGGCGAGCTACGACGCCGCCATCGCCGCCGACCTCCGCCCCCAGAGGGTCGAGGACACGATGGCCTTCATGTTCGAGAGCCGCGATGTGCTGCGGCCGACCCGTTTCGCGATGGAGACGCCGCTGATGCAACTCGACTATGATGATGTCTGGTCGGGATTCGCGAAGGCGGAGCTGCCGAAATGA
- a CDS encoding gamma-glutamylcyclotransferase family protein: protein MSIDRRLAVYGTLAPGRSNHHELAELGGIWFDGTVRGRLVPEGWGATFGYPALSLDPEGASVAVQIFESADLPQHWQRLDDFEGPGYRRTAVEVAIDGGTVDAWIYAAAETAR from the coding sequence ATGAGCATCGACCGGCGCCTTGCCGTCTATGGCACGCTCGCGCCGGGGCGCTCCAACCATCATGAGCTGGCGGAGCTCGGCGGCATCTGGTTCGACGGTACGGTGCGGGGCCGGCTGGTGCCCGAAGGCTGGGGCGCGACGTTTGGCTACCCGGCGCTGAGCCTCGATCCGGAAGGAGCCAGCGTGGCCGTCCAGATCTTCGAATCGGCCGATCTGCCGCAGCACTGGCAGCGGCTCGACGATTTCGAGGGACCGGGCTACCGGCGGACGGCGGTGGAGGTCGCCATCGACGGCGGCACCGTCGACGCCTGGATCTACGCGGCGGCCGAGACCGCGCGCTGA